The nucleotide window AAGTGAAGCTCTGAGGCGAGCACTTGAACATATTGGCTTGTCATTAAACAATTATTTTACATTTGACCTTAACGGTGAGCGAACACCTCGCCTGCTGTCATTTTGTCCCAAACTATGTTCCAGGCAGTGAGGGAATGCGGTGAGGAAGAGCTTGGGGATGAGAGAGCTCAACACTGTGATGAGACGCCACATGATGCTTCAGTCCCGCAGGGGATTACAGCTGCAACTGCGTCCAAACCAACatctcacttgtgtgtgcgtgtgtgtgtgtgtgtgtgtggtcgttTTATTTTTGCTTCACACAAAACCATCAAAACATCACCCAGAAATATTGCATTCATTAAGATGTGTGAAGAGCGCGAGGCGGATCTCCTTACCATCACCAAAGCGGCGCCGACGGCCATAAAGATCATCGTCTCCCATCACAGTCCATCAGGCACAACTTCCCCActgcaactctctctctctctctctctctctctctctctctctcaccgcaAGCGTGAGGCTTCACCGGAGCCTCCAGGCCACCGAATTTCCGTTTCCCGATCAGGTGTCACGCGTGCGCGAGTCCCGGAGATGTCAGAGCTCGGCAACAGATTATTCCGAGATCGGATTCAGGAAGAGCAGCTCGCGCATCGGAACACGACCGACACGGTGCGGCGCTTAATTAACTCACAATGAAGCATCACATCACATCCGGGTGAAGCGCGTGCGGCTCCATTTCCAGCCCTAATTCATTACAGACGGGTTCGGTGGCGGCTGCTGCTGCTGCGGGCTGAATCCTCCTCCCCGCCTGCGATTGGACCAACCGGATGCACACGCAGTCATTCACATTAAAGTCCAGGCAGCTCCttcctcctcatcctcctcctcctcatcacccGAGGAAATCCAAAGCCCTCAGTGACGGATGAAGCAGGTTGGATTTGGAGATTGAGGGTCTGCTCTGCGAACGCTTTATTGAACCTGCGCTTGGGTAGAAATGTACTGAAGAaacacaacctctctctctctctctctctctctgcaccagtgtgtgtgtgtgtgtggagaagagTGACAGCAAACCCCTATTAACTTAATTGGGGACAGGGAGCACAGGACACATGACACGGATGCAGAGGAGAGCAATACACTTTAACCACACACTCAGGGCCAAGCTTTATGCTCAGATTACTCCTCAGACACTGATACACAATTTATTCCTACAGAGCCGTTTTTCATTTCCGAATCTGGTTTGATTATTGTCAAAAgtctgtggacacctgaccatcacactcacatgtggttcttcctcaaactgcACAAAATGAGTTCCATGAAGACGTGGTGTGTGAAGGTTGAAGcatagaactcgagtgtcctgcacagagccctgactgaactcaaccccactgaacacttttgggataaACTGGAGCCTCATCATCATCCCAACATCACTAATGCTCTtggagctgaatgaacacaaatcccaacagccatgctctaaaatctcatgggaagtcttcccagaagagtggagcttattgtaACAGCAAAGAGGAATAAATCTAGAACGTTCAACAAGAACacatggatgtgatggtcaggagtGCACAGAAGCGTAGGTTCCATTGGAAACCTCAGAGTAGGAGCAGGTCAAGGGTTCAGGGTGGAGGTGGACTGTTTTATGGCTAGAGAACATGTTTTAAAACAAATACTGTTTGAGTGATGCAGGACGGAGAACCATTGAAAGGCTCAAGAATTCTCAGGGAACAAGCGTCAGAACCCATTTAGACTCGTACTGAAACTTATTGCTCCTCTGAAATGAAATCTTGGAAAAAAATTCTAATTAATCAAATAATGTAATCTTAGAATATTTAGACCTTTTAAGTGTCCTTCACTTGTCCCTCTGGGAGAACCCTGAAACTTAAAATGCAGTCATTTTCCTGAGAAAGGGTTCCTTTCTGATGCAAAGAACCCATAATTCGCCAATGAACCCTTCAAGAACCGTTTTTGAGGAGTGGATGCTGACAGACTCACACTTCTTGTAACTTTGTCAAAATCCTTTTATTTACCGTTTGTGAATTTTACTTCTCCGATTTGAGAAAAGTAATGATCCAGATCAAAGACTAAAAACAGCAATAATTTGAAAAATAAATGCTTTTTGGCAAACATTGAAGAAGAGACTGTTGTAATCAGAATAGAAGTCTAATCTGTTATGAAGCAGTTATAAACAGACACTGGTGTATTCATTGCATTTCACTGGAaggtttattttatgtttttttttttgtttaagtgTACTATTTACACAAATGTTCAGGCACTCTGGACTGACAATCACACTCGCTTAcagtttacaaaaaaacaaaactaacaTCCTGAAGAGTTTCCATAACATTTAAATAAAATAACTATAAACACAAACAGAAATTACATCTGAAACTCATTATCTGGATCATCATCTGTATTCAAGTAAAAATgtcaatgctctctctctctctcacacacacacacacacggctaatCCTCTCCAAACTACACAACCTGAATATTATTATTCAGCATATTTAGAGCAATAATCATAATACAAAATATCCTCAGAGAAAAACGGCTTTGTCCTGTGTTCAGAAATTAATAACTGtagatgaaagtgtgttatgaggctctctctgtgtgtgtgtgggttggggggagtgagagagagagatattaataCAGGCGGTGCATGCTGCATCTGAGATCAGAATGTCGTCAGTGTGACCAGTCCAGCTGGGCCttgggaaggtgtgtgtgtgtgtgtgtgtgtgtgtgtgtaacagaaaTCAGTAGAAGCAGACTGTGTGGAGGAACGGACGACTACTTTTCTCCTCAAACTCCTGCAGCAGCTCATCGATATCATTCTCCATATCGTCAGTGTGCtgaatctgagagagagagagagagaatcagaattCACAGAACACACACCCCTAACATCCTCCTCCTTATCCACAGACAGGCAAATAGACaagtgattctctctctctcatatgcagAGTTATCAGTATTCATTTATCTTTAATATTAAATCACACTTGTGCAACAAATTTAAAGTGTCTTTTCAAACCGAGGGAGACACGTTCTGTACACaatccagcacacacacacttcctgctTGACTCAAACTGTGTGCATTTTTCACTGTACAGAAACACTGAACAAACACTGTATGATTTACTTATGTTGCATTACTGTGATGGCAGTAAatctgtctctcttttttctgCTTTATGGTGGAACTGATTTATAATACTGTTTCAATAAACCTGATTTATATCACACTCAGCACAGCTTTGGTCAGACTGTACAACAGCAGCAATGCCAACAACACTTTCTAAAtgaaacagaactgaaatatGAGAGCGAGAGCGCAACATTCACACAGTTCTCTGGACACTAAACCAATTCCCCCTGTGTGAGAGAGATCCAGCAGTattacactcacacactgacacagCTCACAGATGAGGAAAGCTCCGAGCGTGGCCTCCTCGTGGTTGTCCTGGATGTCCACATTGATGACATGCACCGGCTGGAACGTTTCCTGTTCACGAGAGTTCAGGTCTGCAGGAAACACACACTTGTTTTACCTTTGGATATCTCTCAAATCCAGGCCAGGTTTGTCTGTCGACCCTCCCACCCCCAACCcacgggttctctggtttcctcccatgtcCGAGAATAATGTCAGTTGGTCAGTAAACTGGTGAAGCTAAATTACTCTGAGGTGTGAATGAATGCATGCAGGGTGAACATTTTATAGCCTTTCAATGAGCTCTGCCTCCTCTGAAGCCAAGGTGTTTGGCCCCACCCATTTAGAGGACTTCAAGAAAATGAAAATCTATCCTTCAGCTGTAAAAGCTGTGTGTGTGGCTCACCCTCCAGCACCTGGTCGTACACTCTCTCTTCACAGGTGATGACCAGGTCAAACTGGTCCTTACAGTTCTGGAAACGTTCAGGTCTTGTTTTGATGCGCTTGTTGCGCTCCAGCATGTGCAGGATGCCGTTCTGTGTATATCTGAGGACAAGCTGGGTCAAGGAGACAACGAGTGTGtgataacctctctctctctctcacacacacccctaatAATTTAGCAAACAACAGTCTTCTCAGTGCAGACGGGTCACCCACCCTGTGTATGTTGGTCATCAGCAATGCCAGATTAGATTAGAATAAACAAAGAATATTTATGAAAGTAAATTAAGTGTTAGTCTTTTATTGgtctgtttttttaaatcaaagctcTAATTATTAATAATTCAGTTAAATCTTCTTGCAGAATGAGCAACAAAATGAGCAGAACTGTGAGGTGAGAGGGGCTCAATCAGAAAACACACATCCATCAGTCCACGGTACGAATTTACATGATATAAAACACACATCAATATTAAAGCTGCTTTGATAACTTTGGAGGAATCATAGCTTTAAGTATATTCCTGTTCAACGTCCAAAAACAGAATTATTTAACAAGGAAGAATAAAGTGTTAACATGCAAACAGCTCCTCTGACTCAGTGAGGGTTCTAACAGCACTCAGGGTACCTGTGGTACTATCAGAAGCCACATCATTAACCACAGTATCGAGACACAGTTACAGCATCCTGCTGTCTGCAGCTTCAACACACACTGCGTGGATGTGAGGTGTGTGGAAAAGGTTCACCCTGAGGTGCAGAGCTCATCCCCAAGCGTTCACACGCAGTGGAGCTGTCCTGGTGGCACCCGTGCGCCCCCTACAGGCTAAACACGAGAGCTTTACATCATCAACTCTGCCATTGTAGCCATGGCACAGGAGAGCAATAATCATGCAAAGTAGTGATTACGTGAGTCATTTGCTCCTGAAAAATCGAAAACATTCATCCGTGTGCACCATCATGCACTGAAAACAACTGAACTGCATTTAGAAATAAAACATCCAGATAAACCTGTGTCATGGTTTATATCACTTGGCGTCAGAATGCACATCAGCAGGTCTGAGAGAGACACTGAGCTGCTCCACAAAAAGCTGAATGATTCACACAGGCACACTGAGTGTGCACCATGCTACATTAGTCCTTCAGCTAGAATTTAAatcgaaaaaaataaattaaaaaaatgtaaatttgAAAACACTGGCTAATTGTGTGCATTTGGCCAAAAATTAATTTCACTCAATTCTACCAAACATTGCTTCACTGCAAATCTAACATGTGCTTTTCCCTCCTATGCATACATATTTAAACAATTTAATCCCCAAGCCTGATTTAACTAAAGCTCTAATTCTCTCATGACTAACCCCCTGAAACCTAGCCCTGCTTTAAGACTACTCAGACAAGCTGGACTGAATTTTTTGATGCAACTCATTCTATAAACTGCACAAGGTCACTTGTTCATCTTAACTGTTATTGTTCTTCATCTCAGAACTCTACATTACACCAAGGACTCCACTAACTGGTGGTGTTGAGGGAATTCAGTAGCATTTTGGAAACACTGGCACTGaggtaataaaataaataaaaagcttcaATAATCTGCTTAACGCAGAAATTAAGCCAGTCTTTGACTGCGCTGTATTATGGCGTGTTTTTATAAAAATCACAGTCAACTCCATGTTTCCTGTACACACCAAGAAGATAAATGATAGTTAGGTTATAGACCGACACTGACTTTTAGTGGACATCCACTGACAGTCACGTCTTTAAGGAGAGGCTTAAAACTTTGGCCTGCAGAGCATCTCGTGGACATTAAACCTTTTTGTGGTTTTATTTTGTCTGTCTGAG belongs to Neoarius graeffei isolate fNeoGra1 chromosome 26, fNeoGra1.pri, whole genome shotgun sequence and includes:
- the ssu72 gene encoding RNA polymerase II subunit A C-terminal domain phosphatase SSU72, whose product is MPSHPLRVAVVCSSNQNRSMEAHNILSKRGFDVRSFGTGSHVKLPGPAPDKPNVYDFKTTYEQMYSDLVRKDKELYTQNGILHMLERNKRIKTRPERFQNCKDQFDLVITCEERVYDQVLEDLNSREQETFQPVHVINVDIQDNHEEATLGAFLICELCQCIQHTDDMENDIDELLQEFEEKSSRPFLHTVCFY